Proteins co-encoded in one Acidovorax sp. 69 genomic window:
- a CDS encoding tripartite tricarboxylate transporter substrate binding protein: MRSSRRRLALAALALAPLALALSPAAAQDTQPVRLIVGYAAGGPVDQGARLFGQALSKELGLPVTVENKTGANATIAGSEVVRAKPDGLTLWFAASPTITISPNVMTKMPFDPAKDLAPVAPILSYYNVLVVNNNEPYKNTRELVAHAKANPGKLAYGSAGVGGSNHLGALLFAKRSGIEMNHVPYRGNAPAMTDVIGGQLNMMLDIISTASTYIQSGKVRALAVTSPQRNASLPDVPTFAESGIEGLQGFDVGGWYGVYGPKGMAPELVTKLNKAVNAALAQPDLKKRYKELGYDEWTGSPQKLAERAAKERAMWATVTQGIVVD; this comes from the coding sequence ATGCGTTCTTCCCGCCGCCGCCTTGCCCTTGCCGCCCTGGCCCTGGCGCCCCTTGCCTTGGCCCTGTCCCCCGCCGCCGCGCAGGACACGCAGCCCGTGCGCCTCATCGTCGGCTACGCCGCGGGCGGCCCCGTCGACCAGGGTGCGCGCCTGTTTGGCCAGGCCTTGTCCAAGGAGCTGGGCTTGCCGGTCACGGTGGAGAACAAGACCGGTGCCAACGCCACCATCGCCGGCAGCGAGGTGGTGCGCGCCAAGCCCGACGGCCTCACGCTGTGGTTTGCCGCCAGCCCCACCATCACCATCAGCCCCAACGTGATGACCAAGATGCCGTTCGATCCGGCCAAAGACCTGGCGCCCGTAGCACCCATCCTGAGCTACTACAACGTGCTGGTTGTCAACAATAACGAGCCCTACAAGAACACACGCGAACTCGTGGCCCATGCCAAGGCCAACCCCGGCAAGCTGGCCTATGGCTCGGCGGGCGTGGGCGGCTCCAACCACCTGGGTGCGCTGCTGTTTGCCAAACGCAGCGGTATCGAGATGAACCATGTCCCCTACCGGGGCAACGCGCCGGCCATGACCGACGTCATTGGTGGTCAGCTCAACATGATGCTGGACATCATCAGCACCGCCAGCACCTATATCCAAAGCGGCAAGGTGCGCGCACTCGCCGTCACCTCACCGCAGCGCAATGCCTCGCTGCCCGACGTGCCCACCTTCGCCGAATCTGGCATCGAGGGCCTGCAGGGCTTTGACGTGGGCGGCTGGTACGGCGTCTATGGCCCCAAAGGCATGGCGCCCGAACTGGTGACCAAGCTCAACAAGGCCGTCAACGCGGCCTTGGCCCAGCCGGATCTGAAAAAGCGCTACAAGGAACTGGGCTATGACGAGTGGACCGGCAGCCCCCAGAAGCTGGCCGAACGCGCCGCCAAGGAGCGCGCCATGTGGGCCACCGTGACCCAGGGCATCGTGGTGGATTGA
- a CDS encoding class I adenylate-forming enzyme family protein, translated as MSERIHQLLDRWLIEAPQRPFIHLPDGTSLSFADLGALTDTAEAELRALAVRPGDRVLVVAENCPEHAALILACSRVGAWSCGVNARMATGEIDAFAAKADARVVYFTASASRSAATHALRYSAVASSLLGMQHSAVRADAQPESGTLRDEVAALIFTSGTTGAPKGVMVTHEGLALFARVSAGSRQLGPQDRSYAFVPMTHIFGLGTVLMASLHAGAQLVMRPQFDPADLLDALAHHGVSQLQGPPALYARLLAWLQEQGIARPVAPALRYVYTGAGPLDLTLKQRIEAAFGQTLHHGYGLSEYAGSVHLTRLSEQRPDTSAGYVVEGAEVQVTDPLTGQPLPVGERGELWIRGRGLMAGYFRDPQGTAAVMRDGGWYASGDLGERHADGALSVVGRLKEMIIRSGFNVYPAEVELVLNQLPGVQRSAVVGRPEQDGNEEVIAFVELASGARWDEAAARTLLREHLAPYKQPSHIITVTELPTSHNGKVLKRQLQERAATL; from the coding sequence ATGAGCGAACGCATTCACCAGTTGCTCGATCGCTGGCTGATCGAAGCGCCCCAGCGCCCTTTCATTCACCTGCCGGACGGCACCAGCCTGAGCTTTGCCGATCTCGGTGCGCTCACTGACACAGCGGAGGCCGAGCTGCGCGCGCTGGCTGTGCGCCCTGGCGACCGGGTGCTGGTGGTGGCCGAAAACTGCCCCGAGCATGCCGCGCTGATCCTGGCCTGCAGCCGCGTGGGCGCCTGGTCCTGTGGCGTCAACGCGCGCATGGCCACTGGCGAGATCGATGCCTTCGCCGCCAAGGCCGATGCCCGCGTGGTGTATTTCACTGCCAGCGCGTCGCGCAGCGCTGCCACGCACGCGTTGCGTTACAGCGCCGTAGCCTCTTCCCTGCTGGGCATGCAGCACAGCGCCGTGCGCGCCGACGCGCAGCCTGAGTCCGGGACCCTGCGCGATGAGGTGGCCGCGCTGATCTTTACCTCGGGCACCACCGGCGCGCCGAAGGGCGTGATGGTGACGCACGAAGGTCTGGCCCTGTTCGCGCGCGTGTCGGCGGGATCGCGCCAGCTGGGACCGCAAGACCGCAGCTACGCCTTCGTGCCCATGACGCACATCTTCGGCTTGGGCACCGTGCTGATGGCATCGCTGCACGCGGGCGCACAGCTGGTGATGCGGCCCCAGTTCGATCCCGCCGACCTGCTGGATGCGCTGGCGCACCACGGCGTCTCACAGCTGCAGGGCCCGCCCGCGCTGTACGCGCGCCTGCTGGCGTGGCTGCAGGAGCAAGGCATCGCCCGCCCCGTGGCGCCCGCACTGCGGTATGTGTACACCGGCGCGGGCCCACTGGACCTGACGCTGAAACAGCGCATCGAGGCGGCCTTCGGGCAAACGCTGCACCATGGCTACGGGCTGTCGGAATATGCGGGCTCGGTACACCTCACGCGCCTGTCAGAGCAGCGGCCAGACACCAGTGCAGGCTACGTGGTGGAGGGCGCCGAGGTGCAGGTCACCGACCCTCTTACCGGCCAACCTTTGCCCGTCGGTGAGCGCGGCGAGCTATGGATACGTGGGCGCGGCCTGATGGCCGGCTACTTCCGCGACCCGCAAGGCACTGCCGCCGTGATGCGCGATGGCGGCTGGTACGCCAGCGGCGACCTGGGCGAGCGGCATGCCGACGGCGCGCTGTCCGTCGTCGGGCGCCTCAAGGAAATGATCATTCGCTCGGGCTTCAACGTCTATCCGGCCGAGGTCGAGCTGGTACTGAACCAGCTGCCCGGCGTGCAGCGCAGCGCTGTCGTCGGCCGCCCGGAGCAAGACGGCAACGAGGAGGTCATCGCCTTTGTCGAGCTGGCGTCTGGCGCCCGCTGGGACGAAGCCGCTGCACGCACTCTTCTGCGCGAGCATCTCGCGCCCTACAAACAGCCGAGCCACATCATCACGGTGACCGAGCTGCCCACAAGCCACAACGGCAAGGTGCTCAAGCGCCAGCTGCAAGAGCGCGCCGCCACCCTTTAA
- a CDS encoding tripartite tricarboxylate transporter substrate binding protein: MTTPSIPSITRRHLVAGGLLGAATHALPSLAADAWPSKPVRLIVPFPPGGPVDTTARVASQRLSDIWKIPMVIDNRAGAGGVVGAQAAAREAPDGYSLFMGAIHHSVNPALMGNLPYDIERDFAPISFAAMFPVFIVAHPSVPANTIQELIALAKKGTPLAYGSSGNGGGTHLAGELFNMEAGTKLQHIPYKGSAPAMNDLLGGQVQLMFSDAPTALQHIKSGRVKVLGVASRQRSAMLPNVPTGVESGLPGYEAYSWAALFAPVKTLQAVLDKINADFNTAFNDPAVRQRLLEAGAEADPGTQEQMRKRLRSELEKWAKVIKTAGITAG, encoded by the coding sequence ATGACCACCCCCTCGATCCCCTCCATCACGCGCCGCCATCTGGTTGCGGGCGGCCTGCTGGGCGCAGCCACACACGCGCTGCCGTCTTTGGCAGCCGATGCCTGGCCGAGCAAGCCTGTGCGCTTGATCGTGCCCTTCCCGCCCGGCGGGCCCGTGGACACCACGGCCCGCGTCGCGAGTCAAAGGTTGTCCGATATCTGGAAGATCCCGATGGTGATCGACAACCGCGCGGGCGCGGGCGGCGTGGTGGGGGCCCAGGCCGCAGCCCGCGAAGCACCCGACGGCTACAGCCTGTTCATGGGGGCCATCCACCATTCGGTCAACCCCGCGCTGATGGGCAACCTGCCCTACGACATCGAGCGCGATTTCGCGCCCATCAGCTTCGCCGCCATGTTCCCCGTGTTCATCGTGGCCCATCCGTCGGTGCCTGCCAACACCATCCAGGAGCTGATCGCGCTGGCCAAGAAGGGCACGCCGCTGGCCTATGGCTCTTCGGGCAACGGCGGTGGCACGCACCTGGCAGGCGAGCTGTTCAACATGGAGGCAGGCACCAAGCTGCAGCACATTCCCTACAAGGGCAGCGCACCGGCGATGAACGACCTGCTGGGCGGGCAGGTGCAGCTGATGTTCAGCGACGCGCCCACGGCGCTGCAGCACATCAAGTCCGGCCGGGTGAAGGTGTTGGGCGTGGCCAGCCGCCAGCGCTCTGCCATGCTGCCCAATGTGCCCACGGGCGTGGAGTCGGGCCTGCCGGGCTACGAGGCGTATTCCTGGGCGGCCCTGTTCGCCCCCGTCAAGACACTGCAGGCCGTGCTGGACAAGATCAACGCCGACTTCAACACCGCCTTCAACGACCCCGCCGTGCGCCAGCGCCTGCTGGAGGCCGGCGCCGAGGCCGATCCCGGCACGCAGGAGCAGATGCGCAAGCGCCTGCGCAGCGAGCTGGAGAAATGGGCCAAGGTCATCAAGACGGCAGGGATCACCGCTGGCTGA
- a CDS encoding Zn-ribbon domain-containing OB-fold protein, translating into MHLSAHSHYQAELDAGRFCIQHCPQCQRHVFTPRELCPHCGASGLRWVRAGGLGTVYSTSTIARKVDAGGNYNVALIDLDEGVRMMSRVEGVAPEAVAMGQRVQAHVAHKDGRGLVLFTPVREGGAP; encoded by the coding sequence ATGCACCTGAGCGCACATTCACACTACCAGGCCGAGCTCGATGCCGGCCGCTTCTGCATACAGCACTGCCCGCAGTGCCAACGCCATGTCTTCACCCCCCGCGAGCTGTGCCCGCACTGCGGCGCGAGCGGCCTGCGCTGGGTGCGCGCCGGCGGCCTGGGCACCGTCTATTCCACGAGCACGATCGCGCGCAAAGTGGATGCTGGCGGCAACTACAACGTGGCACTGATCGACCTCGATGAAGGCGTGCGCATGATGAGCCGCGTGGAGGGCGTGGCGCCCGAGGCCGTGGCGATGGGCCAGCGCGTGCAGGCCCATGTGGCCCACAAGGACGGGCGCGGTCTGGTGCTGTTCACGCCAGTGCGCGAAGGGGGTGCCCCATGA